In one window of Syngnathus typhle isolate RoL2023-S1 ecotype Sweden linkage group LG7, RoL_Styp_1.0, whole genome shotgun sequence DNA:
- the hdac10 gene encoding polyamine deacetylase HDAC10, which yields MGTALIYDEEMTRYKLLWLDPDCELERPERLTVSYEALVQSGLAARCISVPVRKATDDDILLIHSEEYLEAVKKTPYMTLEDLREFALKYGYVYFHPNSYHCALLAAGAALQLVDAVMSGRVRNGMALVRPPGHHSMRSAANGFCVFNNVAIAAKYAQQKYGAQRVLIVDWDIHHGQGVQYAFEEDPSVLYFSWHRYEHQKFWPELRESDYDSVGEGKGAGFNINVPWNKVGMRNGDYLAVFCHVLLPVAYQFCPDLVLVCAGFDSAIGDPEGEMRATPDVFAHLTHLLMNLAEGKLCMVLEGGYNLTSLGQSVCVTVQSLLGDPAPRPANLQGPCQSALESVQCVRAAHRKYWSCLKHAAEAPPSDVSTKRIKIEEKLQSGEAAEGKDHVTWPEPEKCVAPPVRTAVVIPEDVDCPDGCQRFHLPNNARSHSTKDDFEGDAVTKLSSLTALAGEMEKNEIRNGLALVSDVSVALETVIKHATALKQRVLVVCVGGNGVMSHLPEDGTTLTVDIHKGALEMPRCKHYIPVSLKNGCGETSGLVQATFGLLLPLAYEYDPALVLLARFPGTGGPSEDAWQQLVCLLGGLARGHMLVLVQEDEKALVEPTASSLSGNPAPSLGQLPAPVTEDVEALERLRLHLQAEWTLLRTSVQESGSEDK from the exons GTGAGCTCGAGAGGCCCGAGCGTCTGACAGTGAGTTATGAAGCATTGGTCCAGAGCGGTCTGGCTGCTCGATGCATCTCCGTACCCGTCCGCAAAGCCACAGACGACGACATTCTCCTGATTCACAG CGAGGAGTACCTGGAAGCGGTGAAGAAGACGCCGTACATGACTCTGGAAGACCTGAGGGAGTTCGCTCTGAAATATGGATACGTCTATTTCCACCCA AACAGCTATCACTGCGCCTTATTGGCAGCGGGAGCCGCACTGCAACTGGTGGACGCCGTGATGAGCGGGAGGGTGCGAAATGGCATGGCTCTAGTCAG ACCCCCGGGGCACCACAGCATGCGCAGTGCCGCCAACGGCTTCTGCGTGTTCAACAATGTGGCCATAGCAGCCAAATACGCCCAACAAAAATACGGCGCTCAAAG ggtgcTGATCGTTGATTGGGACATACATCACGGTCAGGGGGTGCAGTATGCGTTTGAGGAGGATCCAAG CGTGCTTTATTTCTCTTGGCACCGCTACGAGCATCAGAAATTCTGGCCTGAACTCAGAGAATCGGACTATGACAGTGTCGGCGAGGGCAAAGGTGCTGGCTTTAATATCAATGTGCCTTGGAACAAG GTTGGCATGCGGAACGGGGACTATCTTGCCGTCTTCTGTCACGTCCTTCTGCCCGTCGCCTACCAG TTTTGCCCGGACTTGGTACTGGTGTGTGCGGGCTTTGACTCTGCCATTGGGGACCCAGAG gGTGAAATGCGCGCCACCCCAGACGTCTTCGCCCACCTCACCCACCTGCTAATGAACCTCGCCGAGGGAAAACTGTGCATGGTGTTGGAG GGCGGATACAACTTGACTTCTCTCGGCCAGTCCGTGTGTGTCACGGTTCAAAGTCTACTGGGCGATCCGGCGCCCCGGCCCGCCAACCTTCAAGGACCCTGTCAGAG CGCGCTGGAGTCGGTTCAGTGTGTGCGCGCAGCTCATCGCAAGTATTGGTCGTGTCTCAAGCATGCAG CTGAAGCGCCCCCTTCGGACGTCAGCACGAAGCGCATTAAGATAGAAGAAAAGCTCCAAAGCGGTGAAGCAGCTGAAGGCAAAGACCACGTCACATGGCCCGAGCCTGAGAAGTGTGTCGCGCCTCCCGTACGCACGGCGGTGGTGATCCCCGAGGACGTGGATTGTCCGGACGGCTGCCAACGCTTCCACCTGCCTAATAATGCCCGCTCGCACTCAACCAA AGATGATTTTGAAGGTGATGCTGTCACGAAACTATCCAGTCTTACTGCGCTTGCTGGGGAAATGGAGAAAAATGAG ATCCGCAATGGCTTGGCCTTGGTCAGTGACGTCTCTGTGGCACTGGAGACGGTCATCAAGCATGCAACCGCTCTCAAACAACG TGTTTTGGTTGTATGCGTTGGAGGCAATGGAGTCATGAGTCACCTGCCAGAAGATGG GACAACGCTTACAGTAGACATCCACAAGGGGGCGCTAGAGATGCCTAGGTGCAAACATTATATACCTGTGAGTCTGAAGAACGGCTGCGGCGAAACTTCGGGGTTGGTGCAGGCCACATTCGGGCTCCTCCTGCCTCTGGCCTACGAGTACGACCCCGCTCTGGTGCTGCTGGCGCGATTTCCCGGCACAGGCGGCCCCAGCGAAGACGCGTGGCAGCAGCTGGTCTGCCTCCTTGGCGGCCTGGCTCGCGGTCACATGCTTGTGCTGGTGCAG GAGGATGAAAAGGCTTTAGTCGAGCCAACAGCATCGTCCCTCTCTGGGAATCCCGCGCCAAGTCTAGGGCAACTTCCTGCTCCGGTAACTGAAGATGTTGAGGCACTGGAGCGTTTGAGACTCCACCTTCAGGCCGAATGGACGCTGCTGAGGACTTCAG TACAAGAAAGTGGAAGTGAGGACAAGTGA
- the parvb gene encoding beta-parvin isoform X1, producing MSTSSQSAKSKKDESFLGRLGGTLVRRKKAKEVSDLHEEGKNAINAPMLPSGTNVHPEDTLLEENAERIMLDPTSRDDPKFKDLLKVLIDWINSELEEDRIIVKDLEEDCYDGQVLQKLFEKLSGRKLNVAEVTQSEIGQKQKLQTVLEAVNELLRPHGWSIEWSVDSIHCKNLVAIVYLLVSLAMHFQAAIRLPEHVSVKVVVVKKRDGLLQTALVNKELTSTTEMMMGRFERDAFDTLLDHAPDKLNVVKTSLITFVNKHLNKLNLEVTELESQFADGVYLILLMGLLEDYFVPLYNFFLTPENFDQKVHNVAFAFELMQDGGLKKPKARPEDVVNLNLKSTLRVLYNLFTNYKNSE from the exons ATGTCCACCAGCTCGCAGTCCGCCAAAAGCAAAAAAGACGAGTCTTTTCTAGGCAGACTCGGGGGCACTTTGGTCCGGAggaaaaaagccaaagaag TGAGCGACCTCCACGAGGAAGGCAAAAATGCCATCAATGCTCCAATGCTTCCTTCTGGGACAAACGTCCATCCCGAGGACACTCTGCTAG AGGAGAACGCCGAGAGGATCATGCTGGACCCGACCTCGCGAGATGACCCCAAGTTTAAAGATTTGCTGAAG GTGCTTATTGACTGGATCAACAGTGAGCTGGAGGAGGACAGGATCATCGTGAAAGACCTGGAGGAGGACTGCTATGACGGACAAGTACTGCAGAAGCTTTTTG AAAAGCTGTCAGGCCGGAAACTGAACGTGGCCGAAGTGACCCAGTCGGAGATCGGCCAGAAGCAGAAGCTCCAAACGGTTCTGGAGGCTGTCAATGAGCTGCTGCGTCCCCATGGCTGGTCAATTGAGTGGAGTGTTGACT CCATCCACTGCAAGAACCTGGTGGCCATCGTGTATCTGCTGGTGTCGCTGGCCATGCACTTCCAGGCGGCCATCAGGCTGCCCGAGCACGTCTCCGTCAAGGTGGTGGTCGTCAAG AAGCGAGATGGCCTCCTGCAGACGGCCCTCGTCAACAAGGAGCTGACCAGCACCACCGA AATGATGATGGGGAGATTTG AACGAGACGCTTTCGATACGCTTCTGGATCACGCGCCTGACAAACTCAATGTGGTCAAAACG TCACTCATCACCTTTGTCAACAAGCACTTGAACAAGTTGAACCTGGAAGTCACTGAGCTGGAATCTCAG TTTGCTGATGGCGTTTACCTGATCCTCTTGATGGGGCTGTTGGAGGACTACTTCGTACCTCTGTACAACTTCTTCCTCACCCCAGAGAACTTTGACCAGAAG GTCCACAATGTAGCATTCGCCTTTGAGCTCATGCAAGATGGCGGCCTAAAAAAACCCAAAGCCAGACCAGAAG ATGTGGTCAACCTGAACCTCAAGTCCACCCTCAGGGTCCTCTACAACTTGTTCACCAACTACAAGAACTCAGAGTGA
- the parvb gene encoding beta-parvin isoform X3: MTAKMSDLHEEGKNAINAPMLPSGTNVHPEDTLLEENAERIMLDPTSRDDPKFKDLLKVLIDWINSELEEDRIIVKDLEEDCYDGQVLQKLFEKLSGRKLNVAEVTQSEIGQKQKLQTVLEAVNELLRPHGWSIEWSVDSIHCKNLVAIVYLLVSLAMHFQAAIRLPEHVSVKVVVVKKRDGLLQTALVNKELTSTTEMMMGRFERDAFDTLLDHAPDKLNVVKTSLITFVNKHLNKLNLEVTELESQFADGVYLILLMGLLEDYFVPLYNFFLTPENFDQKVHNVAFAFELMQDGGLKKPKARPEDVVNLNLKSTLRVLYNLFTNYKNSE, encoded by the exons ATGACCGCAAAGA TGAGCGACCTCCACGAGGAAGGCAAAAATGCCATCAATGCTCCAATGCTTCCTTCTGGGACAAACGTCCATCCCGAGGACACTCTGCTAG AGGAGAACGCCGAGAGGATCATGCTGGACCCGACCTCGCGAGATGACCCCAAGTTTAAAGATTTGCTGAAG GTGCTTATTGACTGGATCAACAGTGAGCTGGAGGAGGACAGGATCATCGTGAAAGACCTGGAGGAGGACTGCTATGACGGACAAGTACTGCAGAAGCTTTTTG AAAAGCTGTCAGGCCGGAAACTGAACGTGGCCGAAGTGACCCAGTCGGAGATCGGCCAGAAGCAGAAGCTCCAAACGGTTCTGGAGGCTGTCAATGAGCTGCTGCGTCCCCATGGCTGGTCAATTGAGTGGAGTGTTGACT CCATCCACTGCAAGAACCTGGTGGCCATCGTGTATCTGCTGGTGTCGCTGGCCATGCACTTCCAGGCGGCCATCAGGCTGCCCGAGCACGTCTCCGTCAAGGTGGTGGTCGTCAAG AAGCGAGATGGCCTCCTGCAGACGGCCCTCGTCAACAAGGAGCTGACCAGCACCACCGA AATGATGATGGGGAGATTTG AACGAGACGCTTTCGATACGCTTCTGGATCACGCGCCTGACAAACTCAATGTGGTCAAAACG TCACTCATCACCTTTGTCAACAAGCACTTGAACAAGTTGAACCTGGAAGTCACTGAGCTGGAATCTCAG TTTGCTGATGGCGTTTACCTGATCCTCTTGATGGGGCTGTTGGAGGACTACTTCGTACCTCTGTACAACTTCTTCCTCACCCCAGAGAACTTTGACCAGAAG GTCCACAATGTAGCATTCGCCTTTGAGCTCATGCAAGATGGCGGCCTAAAAAAACCCAAAGCCAGACCAGAAG ATGTGGTCAACCTGAACCTCAAGTCCACCCTCAGGGTCCTCTACAACTTGTTCACCAACTACAAGAACTCAGAGTGA
- the parvb gene encoding beta-parvin isoform X2 — protein MAGLLCGTKRKKPVSDLHEEGKNAINAPMLPSGTNVHPEDTLLEENAERIMLDPTSRDDPKFKDLLKVLIDWINSELEEDRIIVKDLEEDCYDGQVLQKLFEKLSGRKLNVAEVTQSEIGQKQKLQTVLEAVNELLRPHGWSIEWSVDSIHCKNLVAIVYLLVSLAMHFQAAIRLPEHVSVKVVVVKKRDGLLQTALVNKELTSTTEMMMGRFERDAFDTLLDHAPDKLNVVKTSLITFVNKHLNKLNLEVTELESQFADGVYLILLMGLLEDYFVPLYNFFLTPENFDQKVHNVAFAFELMQDGGLKKPKARPEDVVNLNLKSTLRVLYNLFTNYKNSE, from the exons ATGGCGGGATTACTTTGCGGTACCAAGAGGAAGAAACCAG TGAGCGACCTCCACGAGGAAGGCAAAAATGCCATCAATGCTCCAATGCTTCCTTCTGGGACAAACGTCCATCCCGAGGACACTCTGCTAG AGGAGAACGCCGAGAGGATCATGCTGGACCCGACCTCGCGAGATGACCCCAAGTTTAAAGATTTGCTGAAG GTGCTTATTGACTGGATCAACAGTGAGCTGGAGGAGGACAGGATCATCGTGAAAGACCTGGAGGAGGACTGCTATGACGGACAAGTACTGCAGAAGCTTTTTG AAAAGCTGTCAGGCCGGAAACTGAACGTGGCCGAAGTGACCCAGTCGGAGATCGGCCAGAAGCAGAAGCTCCAAACGGTTCTGGAGGCTGTCAATGAGCTGCTGCGTCCCCATGGCTGGTCAATTGAGTGGAGTGTTGACT CCATCCACTGCAAGAACCTGGTGGCCATCGTGTATCTGCTGGTGTCGCTGGCCATGCACTTCCAGGCGGCCATCAGGCTGCCCGAGCACGTCTCCGTCAAGGTGGTGGTCGTCAAG AAGCGAGATGGCCTCCTGCAGACGGCCCTCGTCAACAAGGAGCTGACCAGCACCACCGA AATGATGATGGGGAGATTTG AACGAGACGCTTTCGATACGCTTCTGGATCACGCGCCTGACAAACTCAATGTGGTCAAAACG TCACTCATCACCTTTGTCAACAAGCACTTGAACAAGTTGAACCTGGAAGTCACTGAGCTGGAATCTCAG TTTGCTGATGGCGTTTACCTGATCCTCTTGATGGGGCTGTTGGAGGACTACTTCGTACCTCTGTACAACTTCTTCCTCACCCCAGAGAACTTTGACCAGAAG GTCCACAATGTAGCATTCGCCTTTGAGCTCATGCAAGATGGCGGCCTAAAAAAACCCAAAGCCAGACCAGAAG ATGTGGTCAACCTGAACCTCAAGTCCACCCTCAGGGTCCTCTACAACTTGTTCACCAACTACAAGAACTCAGAGTGA
- the parvg gene encoding gamma-parvin isoform X2, with protein sequence MEADVAQAHNEQEDRGMDAECFQVARTKIIQPTSLQDPKLEKLKEALVDWINRTLKEEHIVVRSVDEDLYDGLVLHHLLGRLADVHLPLEEIARSSSAQIRKLEAVLEELDKRLDQPETKWDVSSIHKKNLLATLHLLVAMVRHFQPELELPSGVKVQVALVEVSGKGIRSDVETEILTEESGDSENVSRTDGDANRVEQLLKMEAHKVALVKQFSDGVILLLLIGQLEGFFIPLCDFSLTPVDHAQMLHNVSLALSLLTHLGLHVSSIQAGDVVTQDVAATLKVLFALFNKHARQEEKMAAIFI encoded by the exons ATGGAGGCGGATGTGGCTCAGGCCCACAATGAACAAGAAGACAGAGGTATGGATGCTGAATGCTTCCAGG TTGCAAGGACGAAAATAATTCAGCCGACGTCTCTTCAAGACCCCAAACTGGAGAAGCTCAAGGAG GCACTGGTGGATTGGATCAATCGCACTCTGAAAGAAGAGCACATCGTGGTTCGGAGTGTGGATGAGGATCTGTACGACGGGCTGGTTCTTCATCATCTCCTCG GGAGGTTGGCCGATGTGCACTTGCCCTTGGAGGAGATTGCGCGGAGCAGCTCGGCTCAGATTCGAAAGCTGGAAGCCGtgctggaggagttggacaagaGACTGGACCAGCCGGAGACCAAGTGGGACGTCAGCT CGATCCACAAGAAAAACCTCCTGGCCACTCTTCATCTGCTGGTTGCCATGGTGAGACATTTCCAGCCCGAGCTCGAGTTGCCTTCCGGCGTGAAGGTTCAAGTTGCGCTCGTGGAG GTGAGCGGGAAGGGAATCCGATCAGACGTTGAAACCGAGATTCTGACGGAAGAGAG cGGTGATTCAGAGAACGTCAGCAGAACCGATG GGGACGCTAATCGCGTGGAGCAGCTGCTGAAGATGGAGGCTCACAAGGTCGCGCTGGTGAAACAG TTTTCTGATGGTGTGATTCTGCTGCTACTGATTGGCCAACTGGAGGGTTTCTTCATTCCTCTCTGTGACTTCAGTCTGACCCCCGTCGACCACGCGCAGATG CTCCACAATGTGTCACTGGCTCTGAGCCTCCTCACTCATCTGGGCCTGCACGTATCCTCAATTCAAGCAGGAG ATGTCGTCACTCAGGACGTGGCGGCCACCTTGAAGGTCCTCTTTGCTCTTTTTAACAAGCACGCAAGGCAAGAGGAGAAGATGGCTGCCATATTTATCTGA
- the parvg gene encoding gamma-parvin isoform X1 produces the protein MEADVAQAHNEQEDRGMDAECFQVARTKIIQPTSLQDPKLEKLKEALVDWINRTLKEEHIVVRSVDEDLYDGLVLHHLLGRLADVHLPLEEIARSSSAQIRKLEAVLEELDKRLDQPETKWDVSSIHKKNLLATLHLLVAMVRHFQPELELPSGVKVQVALVEVSGKGIRSDVETEILTEESGDSENVSRTDGDANRVEQLLKMEAHKVALVKQGLIGFVNRSMAGLGLQVSDLDKQFSDGVILLLLIGQLEGFFIPLCDFSLTPVDHAQMLHNVSLALSLLTHLGLHVSSIQAGDVVTQDVAATLKVLFALFNKHARQEEKMAAIFI, from the exons ATGGAGGCGGATGTGGCTCAGGCCCACAATGAACAAGAAGACAGAGGTATGGATGCTGAATGCTTCCAGG TTGCAAGGACGAAAATAATTCAGCCGACGTCTCTTCAAGACCCCAAACTGGAGAAGCTCAAGGAG GCACTGGTGGATTGGATCAATCGCACTCTGAAAGAAGAGCACATCGTGGTTCGGAGTGTGGATGAGGATCTGTACGACGGGCTGGTTCTTCATCATCTCCTCG GGAGGTTGGCCGATGTGCACTTGCCCTTGGAGGAGATTGCGCGGAGCAGCTCGGCTCAGATTCGAAAGCTGGAAGCCGtgctggaggagttggacaagaGACTGGACCAGCCGGAGACCAAGTGGGACGTCAGCT CGATCCACAAGAAAAACCTCCTGGCCACTCTTCATCTGCTGGTTGCCATGGTGAGACATTTCCAGCCCGAGCTCGAGTTGCCTTCCGGCGTGAAGGTTCAAGTTGCGCTCGTGGAG GTGAGCGGGAAGGGAATCCGATCAGACGTTGAAACCGAGATTCTGACGGAAGAGAG cGGTGATTCAGAGAACGTCAGCAGAACCGATG GGGACGCTAATCGCGTGGAGCAGCTGCTGAAGATGGAGGCTCACAAGGTCGCGCTGGTGAAACAG GGACTGATTGGCTTTGTAAACAGGAGCATGGCCGGCCTGGGCCTGCAAGTGTCCGACTTGGATAAGCAG TTTTCTGATGGTGTGATTCTGCTGCTACTGATTGGCCAACTGGAGGGTTTCTTCATTCCTCTCTGTGACTTCAGTCTGACCCCCGTCGACCACGCGCAGATG CTCCACAATGTGTCACTGGCTCTGAGCCTCCTCACTCATCTGGGCCTGCACGTATCCTCAATTCAAGCAGGAG ATGTCGTCACTCAGGACGTGGCGGCCACCTTGAAGGTCCTCTTTGCTCTTTTTAACAAGCACGCAAGGCAAGAGGAGAAGATGGCTGCCATATTTATCTGA
- the shisal1b gene encoding protein shisa-like-1a: protein MTITSRQSLNVLTVIFLLLSTAALSAHYRVCEPYSDHKGRYHFGFHCPRLSDNKTYMFCCHHNNTAFKYCCNDTEFQVLMQINLTTSSHGYSHNNYTALVGVWIYGFFVMVLLALDFLYYSAVNYELCRVYLEKWGLGGRWLKKARSQWQRSTLDESQSQAQPVAPGLYQPRHSLRGESHSPTLLPYNTSSA, encoded by the exons ATGACTATCACCAGTCGGCAGTCCTTGAATGTCCTGACGGTCATCTTCCTGCTGCTGTCCACTGCAG CACTGTCAGCTCACTACCGAGTGTGCGAGCCCTATTCGGACCACAAGGGGCGCTACCACTTTGGCTTTCACTGCCCCCGGCTGTCGGACAACAAGACGTACATGTTCTGCTGCCACCACAACAACACGGCCTTCAAGTACTGCTGCAATGACACCGAGTTCCAGGTGCTCATGCAGATCAACCTCACCACCTCCTCCCATGGCTATTCACACAA TAATTACACAGCGCTGGTGGGAGTGTGGATCTACGGCTTTTTCGTCATGGTGCTGCTGGCTCTGGACTTCCTCTACTACTCGGCCGTCAATTACGAGCTGTGCCGGGTCTACTTGGAGAAATGGGGCCTGGGGGGTCGCTGGCTGAAAAAAGCCCGCAGTCAGTGGCAGCGCTCCACGTTGGACGAGAGCCAAAGCCAGGCTCAGCCCGTCGCGCCCGGCCTCTACCAACCCCGACACAGTCTCCGAGGGGAGAGCCACAGCCCCACGCTGCTGCCCTACAACACGTCCAGCGCATG A